From Flavipsychrobacter sp., a single genomic window includes:
- the gcvT gene encoding glycine cleavage system aminomethyltransferase GcvT, producing MKNTPFTNKHIELGAKMAEFAGYNMPISYAGIKEEHATVRKNAGVFDVSHMGEFILKGEHALDLIQRVTSNDASKLTDGKAQYSCLPNDKGGIVDDLLVYCIEQNKVYMLVVNASNIDKDWEWISKHNTNNVEMHNISDKTGLLAVQGPKAVEYMQELTDMDITNLKYYTFVKGKFAGVDNVLVSATGYTGSGGVEIYFEDENGAGEKIWNEVFRVGSPKGMQPIGLGARDTLRLEKGFCLYGNDIDDTTSPLEAGLGWITKLKKESDFTSKETFIAQKAEGIKRKLVGIEMIDKGIPRHGYKLNSIEGEEIGYITSGTQSPSLNKAIGMGYVRKDLAEEGTEITVIIRDKAIKAKVAKIPFE from the coding sequence ATGAAAAATACTCCATTTACCAATAAACACATCGAACTAGGCGCTAAAATGGCCGAGTTTGCAGGATATAATATGCCGATCTCTTATGCTGGCATCAAAGAGGAGCACGCTACTGTACGCAAAAATGCAGGTGTGTTTGATGTTAGCCATATGGGCGAGTTTATCCTTAAGGGAGAACATGCGCTTGATCTGATACAACGTGTAACAAGCAATGATGCCTCTAAACTTACAGATGGCAAAGCACAATACTCTTGCCTACCAAACGACAAGGGTGGTATTGTAGACGATCTATTAGTATACTGTATTGAGCAGAATAAAGTATATATGCTGGTTGTAAACGCATCTAATATCGACAAAGACTGGGAGTGGATAAGCAAGCACAATACTAATAATGTAGAGATGCACAACATATCTGACAAAACGGGATTATTGGCAGTACAAGGTCCAAAAGCTGTAGAATATATGCAGGAGCTTACAGATATGGATATTACCAACCTTAAATACTATACGTTCGTAAAAGGAAAGTTTGCTGGAGTAGACAATGTGCTTGTAAGTGCTACTGGCTATACAGGGTCAGGTGGAGTAGAAATATATTTTGAAGACGAGAATGGTGCAGGTGAAAAGATATGGAATGAAGTATTCCGTGTTGGTAGCCCTAAGGGTATGCAGCCAATAGGTCTGGGAGCCCGTGATACACTACGTTTAGAAAAAGGTTTCTGCCTATACGGCAATGATATAGATGACACAACCTCACCTTTAGAAGCAGGCCTTGGTTGGATCACTAAGCTGAAGAAAGAAAGCGACTTTACATCTAAGGAAACTTTTATAGCGCAAAAAGCTGAAGGCATCAAACGTAAGCTTGTTGGTATAGAAATGATTGACAAGGGTATTCCAAGACACGGTTATAAACTGAATAGTATAGAAGGAGAAGAGATCGGCTATATTACATCAGGCACTCAATCTCCTAGTCTAAATAAAGCAATAGGCATGGGTTATGTACGAAAAGACCTAGCCGAAGAAGGTACTGAAATAACTGTTATCATTAGAGATAAAGCTATTAAAGCCAAAGTTGCTAAAATACCTTTTGAATAA